A window of Streptomyces sp. NBC_01689 genomic DNA:
CTTCCGTGGCCGCGGCTGCCGGCCACGCCGATATCCTCTCCGGAAACCGATCCGACGAAGGGCGAGGACCCAGTGATCCGTGACCTGTACAACGTCCGGGTACAGCCCGAGGAAGGCGGCTGCACGCCGCTGACCGAGGAGGAGGAACGGCGGGCGCGGGCGGTGTTGTTCAGCGATCTCGGCCATGTCATCGCCGAACGGGGCTGGGTCCGGTTCCCCGCTCACTCACCGGAGGAACGTCGCCGACTGGTCGATGTCGCCCGACGCCTCAGTGCTCATTGGGGGCAGCGGGTGTTCGTCGAAGCCGAGGACCAGTGCGCCATGAAACTCCATCTGGCCGGGCACGGTACGCAGCCCGCAGGTCCCCCGTTGCCGTAGCGGGAGACGGTCGCCCGTGCGGCACGCGCGCCTCGGCGTCCCAAGACGCCTTGCGGCCCCGGGAGTCGGAGCCGCACGCGCGCCGCCACGGGACAGCCCTCAGAACGCCGAGCGGATGAGCCCACCGTCGACGCGGATCGTCGCTCCGCTGATGTACTGGGCGTACTCGCTGCACAGGTAGGCGACCGCCGCCGCGATCTCGACCGGTTCGCCGAACCGCTCCTGGTCGTTGGGGATCAGGGCGTCGACGGCGTTGGGCTGGATCTCCTCCCACGTGCGGCCCCACCCGCGGGCGGGTCCGATCCCGGTGACCAGTTCCTTCGTCGCCTCGACGAGGATCGCGCCGGGCGACACGACGTTCGAGGTGACACCGCTGCCCTTGAGCTCCCTGGCCAGGGACACCGCCAGGTTGTGCCGTGCGGCCAGCGTGGCGTTGTACTGCGGGTGGGTGTTCATCGGCTGCGAGGCGAGACCGCCGCCGATCGTGACGACCCGGCCCCAGCCGCGCTCACGCATCGCCGGGACCAGGTGCTGGATCAGCCTGACACCCGAGACGACGTTGACGTTGTACGTGTCGAGCCATTCCTCGGGGGTGGCCTGCGCCCACGAAAGGTGCCGGTAGAAGCCGGCGTTGTTGACGAGGATGTCGACGGGCCCGCCCTCCGTGGCGGCGCGGGCGACTTCGGCGGCGGTCCGGTCATCGGCGAGGTCACCCACCACGGTGGTGGCGATCCCGCCCGCCTCGCGGATGTCCTGCGCGACCGCCTCGGTACGCGCCTTGTCCCGGCCGTGCACCACGACGGCCGCGCCTTCGGCCGCCAGCAGCTTCGCGGCGGCCTCGCCGAGTCCCGAGCTGGAACCCGTGACGAGGGCCCGCCTGCCGGTCAGATCGAGGTCCATGTCCTAGCCTCTCTGGGCATTCAGATGTCGTAAACACGCAGGTAGCACGCCTTACGAGAAAGTCTACACCTGTATACTTAGCTCGATCGGCCCGCACCTGGCGCGAGGCCCCTCCCGACCGGCTTCGGGGTCGTGGCGTCGACGGAGGGGTCAGGCGTCGGTCCAGGACCGTGCGTCACGCGATCCGCGCACGCGCTGGAAATGCGGGTCCGGGAAGTGGGCCGTCCCCACCGCGACGCCGTGCTCCGCCAGCCGGGCGAGAAGTTCCTCACGCGCCCTCAGCGCCTGGGCCGCGTCGCTGTCGAAGAGGGACGAGATCCCGGTGTCGTTGAGCCGGAGCGGGTGGTGCACGGCGTCTGCCAGCAGACAGGCCTCCTGGCCCCCGGCCGTGATCCGCACCACGTAGTGGCCGGGCGTGTGACCGGGCGCGTGGTGGGCGACGACTCCGGGGGCTGCCCGCACGGTGGGACCGTCGACGGGCCGCAGGACCCCCGCGGCCCCTGGCACCCTCCAACACGATCCGGGCAGGGTCTCGATCTCCTCACGAGCCGGGCCGCGGCACCGCCACCCCATCCGTCCGACCGCCACACCCGGGGCGGGGCCGGTGGCCCCGCCCACCCCGCGGAGTGGGGCGACAGCCGACGAGCAGGCGACTTGACCGGCGACCGCGCGTCGGCACGGGACAGGGTGACATGCGGGCCCGCACCTCAGCACGAGCCGGCACTGACACGCCGCGCCCGCGCGGATGAGCGCCCGCGGGGCCGGCCCACCTCACCTCCCTCGCGCCACCACGCCACGCCTCGCGGGCAGGACGTACGTCGGTCGGCCTCGCCCTCCATCTCGATGCGCACGCCCGGCGTCGACCCGTCGACCCGTCGACCCGGAGCCTGCGCTCACCGATGGTCGCCACGGCCCGAACCTCACACACCGCGTGCACTATCGCGACCAAGAGTAACACCGACGTGTCATAACTCCCTCCATAGAGACACACTTGCGCCTGGATTCACTTTGCTAACTGCTACAGTCTAGATGCACTTACACTTCACCCATGACTCGAAGGATCCCGACGTGATCACCTACGACCGACTCTTCATAGGCGGCACCTGGACCGAGCCCAGCAGCGCCGATCTGCTCGACATCCGCTCCCCGCACGACCAGTCGCTCGTCGCTCGCGCTGCGCAGGCACAGCCCGCCGACGTCGACCGCGCGGTCGCGGCCGCCCGCGCCGCCTTCGACAGCGGAGTGTGGAGCGGCACCGGCCCGGCGGAGCGGCTGGCGGTCCTGCGCCGGTTCAACGAGCTCCGTGAGCAGAACGCCGAGAAGATCGCGTCGCTCATCACCGCGGAGAACGGCTCGGCCGGCTGGTTCACCCTCGCCGGGCAGGGCGGCCTGACACGACAGGCCAACGCCTACTTCAAGGCCGCCGAGGAGTTCGACTGGGAGACCACCCTCACCCCGTCCGACCCCGCCAACCCGTTCCGCAGCATCGTCCGCCGTGAGGCCATCGGGGTGGTCGCCGCCGTGATCCCCTGGAACTCACCGTTCTCCTCCGCGACGGCCAAGATCATCCCCGCGCTGCTCGCCGGAAACACCGTGGTCCTCAAGGTCTCGCCGGAGAACTCGCTCAGCATGGGGTTCCTCGCCGAACTGCTGGAGCGGACCGGCCTGCCCGAGGGTGTCGTCAGCGTGCTTCCCGCCGACCGCGAGACGAGTCAGTACCTGATCTCGCACCCGGACGTCGACAAGATCGCCTTCACCGGTTCCACCGGCGCCGGCCGCGCGATCGCGTCCATCGCGGGCCGCCAGCTCAAGCGTGTCAGCCTGGAACTCGGCGGCAAGTCCGCCGCGTTGATCCTCCCGGACGCCGACATCCAGAAGTCCGTGGAGGGGCTGAAGTTCGGCTCCCTGCTGAACAACGGAGAGGCGTGCATCGCCCAGACCCGTGTGCTCGCCCCCCGCTCGCGCTACGAGGAGGTCGTCGAGGCGCTGAAGGAGCTGGTCGGTTCCCTCAAGGTGGGTGACCCCCTCGAACAGGACACCTTCATCGGCCCGATGATCCGCCACGACCAGCAGCAGCGCGTCATCGACTACATCAAGATCGGCATCGACGAGGGTGCCCGCCTGGTCGTGGGCGGTCCTCAGGTCCCGGAGGGTCTGGAGTCCGGCAACTACGTCACACCGACCGTCTTCGCCGACGTCGACAACTCCATGCGCATCGCGCAGGAGGAGGTCTTCGGCCCGGTCCTGGTCGTGATCGCGTACGAGGACGAGGACGACGCCGTCCGCATCGCCAACGAGTCCGAGTACGGCCTGTCCGGTGGCGTCTGGTCCGCCGACCCCGAGCACGCCCTCGCCGTCGCCCGCCGCCTGCGGACGGGCACCGTCACCGTCAACGGCGCTCCCATCGGCTTCGACGGCCCCTTCGGCGGCTTCAAGAACAGCGGCCTCGGCCGCGAGTACGGAGCCGTCGGCCTCGGCACCTACACCGAGTACAAGACCGTCACCACCGCCTGAGCCGGTCCCGGAGCCCTCGGAAGTAGGGCGCCGACCGTCCCCTCCCCGTGATCTCCCCCGCCACGCGCATCCGGAAGGCGGCCCGCGAGAAGGCCGTCAGGGCCCTTCGGTCCGCCTTCCGGCGATGCCGTGTGCGCTCGTTCCCGAAGGACCCTCCTTCATGCCCCACGCACGTCCGTCCCGGACCGCCGCCCCGAGGATCGCGGCCGCCATGAGTGCCCTGGTCCTGGCGGTCCTGCTGTCCGCGCTCGACCAGACCATCGTCTCCACCGCGCTGCCCCGTATAGCCGAGGACCTCGACGGCTTCGCGTCCATCGCCTGGGTCAGCGCCGCCTACCTGCTCGCCTCCACCGCGGCCACGCCCCTGTGGGGCAAGCTCGGCGACATGTTCGGGCGCAAGCGCCTCTACCTCGCCTCCACCACTCTTTTCGTCGTCGCCTCCGCCGCCTGCGGTCTCGCACAGAACCTGCCCGAGCTCATCGGCGGCCGCGCCCTCCAGGGCATCGGGGGCGGCGGCATGATCGTGCTCACCTTCGCCCTCGTCGGCGACGTGGTGCCGCCCGGTCAACGGGGCAGGTACCAAGGCATGTTCGGCTCCGTGTACGGGATCGCCAGCATCGTCGGCCCGCTGCTCGGCGGCATCTTCACCGACCAACTCTCCTGGCGGTGGGCCTTCTTGATCAACCTTCCCGTCGGAGCGGTCACCCTCGCCGTCGCCGCCCGTGTCCTGCCCGCCGGTGTCCGCCGCACCACCGCCCGTATCGACCACCTCGGCGCTCTGCTGCTCGCCGCGATCGCCACCGGCATCGTGCTCGTCACCTCCTACGGCCGGTCCTGGGGTTGGGGCTCCGTGCGGGTGATCGGTCTTGTCGTCACCACCGCCGCGCTGGCCTCGCTCCTGCCCACGGTCGAGCGACGGGCGGCCGCCCCCATCCTGCCTCTGCCCATGCTCACCTCGCGCACGGTGGCCTTCGCGTCGTCGATCGGGTTCGTCGCCAACGCCGCGATGTTCAGCGTGCTCGTCTACCTGCCCACCTATCTGCAGATCGTCCACGGCGTCTCCGCCACACTGTCCGGCGTACACATGCTGCCCCTGGTCCTCGGCCTCGTCGTCAGCCAGTCGCTCGCCGGGCGCTGGGCCTCGCACGTCGGACGGCTCCGGACGATCCTGGTCACCGGGCTCCTGCTCAACATCGCCGGTCTGCTCCTCCTCGGCACCCTCAGCGGCACCACGTCGACGCCGGAGCTCAGTGTCTACTTCCTCGTCACCGGGTTCGGCATCGGCATGGTCCCCATGGTCGTCCTCACCGCCGTGCAGAACGCCGTCGCCCCCGAGGACATCGGGGCGGCCAGTGCGGTGGTCACCTTCGCCCGCTCCATCGGCGCCGCTTTCGGCGTCGCCGTCTTCGGGACCCTGCTCACCTCCCACTTCACCGGCAGGCTCCACCACCTGCACCTGCAGGCCGTCTCCGACCCCTCCCGACCGCAGACGATCCAGGCGCTCCCCCACACCGTCCGCTCCGTGGTCCTCGACGCCTTCGCCCATGCCACCGGCGACGCCTTCCTCCTGCTCGCCCCGCTGGTCCTCGTCGGGACCGTCCTGGCCCTGTTCCTCAAGCCGGCACAGGATGCTTCCCCGGCCCGGCCCGAGTCCCCTCTCCCGCGGGAAGGCGCCTCGGCGGCCTGAGCGCGAAGGAAACCGGCGACGCCGGCCACCGGGTCACGCGCCGGCCACCCGGTGCAGGCGCCGGACGGGCCTGAGGTGCACCGTATGCTCATCCTCATGAGTGCCGCACTTCCCGCCCGCAAACGCGACAGCGCCGCGACACGCGAGGCGATTCTCGCCGCCGCGGTCGTGGAGTTCACGGAGCACGGCTACGCCGCGGCCGGGGTTCGCCAGATCTCCGAGCGGGCCGGGGTCACGGCCATGATGATCAACCGCTATTTCGGGTCGAAGAAGAACCTGTTCGTCCACGCCGTGGACCGTGCCTTCGGCCCCCCGACCATCGTCGGAGACCGTCCCGCCGATCTGCCGGGCACCATCGCCGGTGCGCTCGCCGAGCGGACGGGCCCCGGTGCCGAGCGGCTCGACCCCTTCCTCCTGCTTCTTCGCTCCGCGCCGGAACCCGAGGCGGCCGACATCCTCCGCCAGGGCATCGAGGCCCACGTGGGCGCCCGTCTCTCCGCGCTGCTGGACGGTCCCGCCCCGGACGTCCGCGCACAGCTCGGCCTCGCCCTGGTGGCGGGAACATGGCTGCTGCGTACGGTGGTCGGTACCACCGCCCTCGCGACGGCCGACAACCACAGCCTCGCGGCTCTCCTCACGGAGATGCTGGAGCCGGTCGTCCAGGGGACCCCTGCCGAGGCCCGGCCCGACAGCGCCGCCGGTGGTACCACCCGGGGATGACCAGGTCGGCGACCCGGCGCTCCGGCCCGGAGAGCGCGCCGACGCCGCGTCGTGTCTCCTCGCCGCGTACCTTCCGCCAGGTCTCCGGACGCCTCGGCGACATGCCGGTGACCGCACCGTGTCGATGCCTCAAATTCGTTGCAGAACAGTCCAGTTGACGTTCTGAGGACCCGTCGTGCATCAACACTTCCTTCATCAGTTCCGCTGGGCGGCGCAGGCGGTTGAACCCCACCGGCCGAGTATGTGGCCTCTACTCACGGGCCGATCCCTTCGGCGAGGCGCGCAACGGTGTCACCGACGACGATCTCATCGAGAGCGGGAAGTATCTCGTGGACGGCGCGCGCGGCGCTCTCCCCTTCGACTGGTTCAAGTACCGGCTCAATCCCGTCACGGTGACCGCCACCGACCGGGTCGGGACGACGCACGGGACGTCGTGGCCCGCTGTCCGTCCAAGGAGGCGGCGGACAGACCGACGGCCGGGGAACTGCGGGACCTGCTGGCCGTGGACACGCCGGACGGTGCCGGTCAACTCCCCGACTCCGTCGTGCAGATGATCGCCGCGCGCTCCGCCGAGGGCCCCGTACTGCCCGAGATCGAGCCGACGGTCCTGGACGAGTCCGCCGCCGTACCCGCACCGGACGACGGTGAGCCCAGGGACGCGGTCCCCCACGACCTGAGCCGCCGTCGACTGCTGCTGGCCGGCGGGGGGTGCTCCTCGCCGCGGGCGGCGCGAGCGCCGCGGTCCTGCTCACGGGAGGAGACGGCGCGAAGAACCCGATGACGTCCCGGCCCGTCCTCGGCGTGCACACCACCGACTCGGAAACGCGCTTCAGCCGGCCCAACGCACACGCCGCCGAACTCGCGGTCGCCCAGCACAACGCGACGCCGGGCCGCGCGTACCGCCGAAAGTGCGGGTCCTGCAGGACCACGGCGACGCCACCGGAGCCCAGTCCGTCGCCGGACGTTTCACCGCGGACCCGGACGTCGTCGCCGTGCTCGGGCCCGTCACCGAACTCCCGATGCGGTTCGCGGCGAAGGTCTACGGGGACGCCGGACTGACCCATGTGTCCAGCACCACGGGCCAGCAGGACTACTTCGTCACGTCGCCCGTCTCGTCCTTCCAGACCGGCGTCGCGCACGCCGCGCTCGGCGGCTGGTTCGCACTCCCCGCCCTGATCACCAAGTGGCCGGGGCGTATCGGCGTCGTCCTGGACCGCTCCGGCGGTACGACCATCCAGGACCAGGCCACCTTGCTGGTCCAGCAGTGGAGGGACGCGCCGGGCGGTCGGACCGTGCCCCGGGTCGTGGCCGAGACGAGCGGGGACGGCCCGGCCGCCATCCGCTCGCTGCTCGCCGCGGGCGTCACCGCCTTCGCCCATCTCGGCCCGCTGGACGCCACCGTCGCCGCGGCCGGACAACTGTCCGCGGCCCGCTTCTCCGGCCCCCGCTGGATGCAACACCTGCTCTACGGCACGGACTTCCCGAGCCGGGCCGGCGCCGCCGGCGAGGGCTGGTACGTGGTCGACTCGGCGGTGGACCCTCCTTGCTCACCACGAAGGCGGCACGGGAGTTCACGGCCGCGTGGCGCAAACGATTCGGGACCGCGCCGGAGCCGTACGCCGCCGAGGCCTGTACGCGGGCCCGGATCGCCCTGCTGGTCACGCGGGCCGACACCGACGAACTCGACGGCGTCGGCCTGACCGGCGCACTGCTGCTGCGCCCCACCAGGACCGCCGGCAACCCGCGATCCTGCGCTATCTGAACCGGGTGGTGAAGCCCGGGCGTTCGGCGGTGGTCCACGACCCCTCCGACGCCGACGACACCCTTCAGACGGTCCGCATCATCACCGTGCACAAGAAGCTCGACGGTGCGGCCACCGTCGAAGAGGTCGCGGCGGACGAGGACTTCACCGCCGCGGCCGCGCGGATCACGGCCCGCGGCGAGGACGCGGTCGTGTTCGCGGGCGTGCACCCCGACCGCGCCGCGTCCTGAGCCCGCGCGCTGCGTGACGCCGGCTACCGGAGGACACGGGTCCCGGACGAACACGTCGTCGGCACCTCCTTCCTCGACGTGGCCGAAGGCTGGCTCGTCGGCACGGGGTACACGGACGCCACGGCCGACCCGCGCACCAGGAAGTTCGCGGCCGCCCACCGGGCCCGCTACCACGCCGCGCCCGCACCCTGGGCCGCCGAGGACTACGACGCCGTCCGCTTCGCGGTCCACGGCCCAACGGCCGCCGGGGACGACGCCCGTGCCACCGTCCGCGCCGAACTCCTGCGTCACCCTTGGCAGGGCATCACCCGCGAGGTCAGCTACGACCCCGACTCCGAGTTCTTCCAGGCGGTCGAGGACTCCGGCGCGTTCCTCTGCCAAGTCACGGACCACGCGGCCCGGTTGGTTTCCCGCGCGGACGACATCGGCGGCTCGGCCACCTGACGGGGGCGAACTCGGTGGCGGACGACCGTCGGGCGGCACCGCTTCGGGGACGAGGGCGAACTCGGTGGCGGGCGGCCGTCGATCGGCACCGCATCGTGGGCGGCGGCCACGGCTTCGACCGGCCCTGTCCGAGCGGCACTTCAGGAACGGGTGACGGCCCTGCGCAGGCCGTAGGCGACCGCGCCCGCCACGATCACCGCGGCTCCCCACAGCACCGACGCGCGCGGCAGCGCGAACGCCAGGGTCAGACAGCCGGCCGTACCGAGGATCGGCACGATGCGTGGGGGACGGCCCTCGGCCGGGGTGAGGGTCCAGGCGGAGGCGTTTGCGACGGCGTAGTAGACCAGTACGCCGAAGGAGGAGAAGCCGATCGTGCCGCGCAGGTCGGCGGTGGCGGCCAGGACGGCGACCACCGCCCCGACCGCGAGTTCGGCACGGTGCGGCACCTCGAGCCGCGGGTGGACCGCGGCCAGTACGTGCGGCAGGTGCCGGTCCCGGGCCATGGCCAGGGTGGTCCGCGAAACCCCGAGGATCAGCGCCAGCAGCGACCCGGTCGCCGCCACGGCGGCTCCGAGGCGCACCACCGGCGCCAGTCCGGGTACCCCGGCGACACGTACGGCCTCGGCGAGCGGGTCCGCGGTGCGGGCGAGGCCTTCCGGACCGAGCGTCACGAGCACGGCGACGGCGACGGCCGCGTAGACGGCCAGCGTGATGCCGAGCGCGACGGGGACGGCCCGCGGAATGGTCCGCTCGGGGTCGCGGACCTCTTCGCCGAGGGTGGCGATGCGCGCGTATCCGGCGAACGCGAAGAACAGCAGTCCGGCGGCCTGGAGCACGCCGGCGACGGTGGCGTCCGTCCCGATGTCCAGTCGTGCGGCCCGCCCCTGGCCGTCGGCGAGGCAGACGGCGACGACCGAGGCGAGCACCGCCAGGACGACCGTCACGATCCCGCGCGTCACCCATGCGGACTTCTGCACTCCGGCGTAGTTCACGGCGGTCAGCACCACCACGACGGCGACCGCCACGGCATGGGCCCGGCCCGGCCACGCGTAGGTGCCCACGGTCAGGGCCATCGCGGCACAGGACGCGGTCTTGCCGACCACGAAGGCCCAGCCGGCCAGGTACCCCATGAAGTCACCCAGTTGTTCGCGTCCGTAGACGTAGGTGCCGCCCGACCGCGGGTGGCGCGCGGCCAGGCGGGCGGAGGAGGTGGCGTTGCAGTACGCCACCAGGGCGGCGAGCCCGAGGCCGATCAGCAGCCCTGATCCGGCCG
This region includes:
- a CDS encoding SDR family NAD(P)-dependent oxidoreductase; this encodes MDLDLTGRRALVTGSSSGLGEAAAKLLAAEGAAVVVHGRDKARTEAVAQDIREAGGIATTVVGDLADDRTAAEVARAATEGGPVDILVNNAGFYRHLSWAQATPEEWLDTYNVNVVSGVRLIQHLVPAMRERGWGRVVTIGGGLASQPMNTHPQYNATLAARHNLAVSLARELKGSGVTSNVVSPGAILVEATKELVTGIGPARGWGRTWEEIQPNAVDALIPNDQERFGEPVEIAAAVAYLCSEYAQYISGATIRVDGGLIRSAF
- a CDS encoding aldehyde dehydrogenase, whose protein sequence is MITYDRLFIGGTWTEPSSADLLDIRSPHDQSLVARAAQAQPADVDRAVAAARAAFDSGVWSGTGPAERLAVLRRFNELREQNAEKIASLITAENGSAGWFTLAGQGGLTRQANAYFKAAEEFDWETTLTPSDPANPFRSIVRREAIGVVAAVIPWNSPFSSATAKIIPALLAGNTVVLKVSPENSLSMGFLAELLERTGLPEGVVSVLPADRETSQYLISHPDVDKIAFTGSTGAGRAIASIAGRQLKRVSLELGGKSAALILPDADIQKSVEGLKFGSLLNNGEACIAQTRVLAPRSRYEEVVEALKELVGSLKVGDPLEQDTFIGPMIRHDQQQRVIDYIKIGIDEGARLVVGGPQVPEGLESGNYVTPTVFADVDNSMRIAQEEVFGPVLVVIAYEDEDDAVRIANESEYGLSGGVWSADPEHALAVARRLRTGTVTVNGAPIGFDGPFGGFKNSGLGREYGAVGLGTYTEYKTVTTA
- a CDS encoding MDR family MFS transporter, giving the protein MPHARPSRTAAPRIAAAMSALVLAVLLSALDQTIVSTALPRIAEDLDGFASIAWVSAAYLLASTAATPLWGKLGDMFGRKRLYLASTTLFVVASAACGLAQNLPELIGGRALQGIGGGGMIVLTFALVGDVVPPGQRGRYQGMFGSVYGIASIVGPLLGGIFTDQLSWRWAFLINLPVGAVTLAVAARVLPAGVRRTTARIDHLGALLLAAIATGIVLVTSYGRSWGWGSVRVIGLVVTTAALASLLPTVERRAAAPILPLPMLTSRTVAFASSIGFVANAAMFSVLVYLPTYLQIVHGVSATLSGVHMLPLVLGLVVSQSLAGRWASHVGRLRTILVTGLLLNIAGLLLLGTLSGTTSTPELSVYFLVTGFGIGMVPMVVLTAVQNAVAPEDIGAASAVVTFARSIGAAFGVAVFGTLLTSHFTGRLHHLHLQAVSDPSRPQTIQALPHTVRSVVLDAFAHATGDAFLLLAPLVLVGTVLALFLKPAQDASPARPESPLPREGASAA
- a CDS encoding TetR/AcrR family transcriptional regulator, yielding MSAALPARKRDSAATREAILAAAVVEFTEHGYAAAGVRQISERAGVTAMMINRYFGSKKNLFVHAVDRAFGPPTIVGDRPADLPGTIAGALAERTGPGAERLDPFLLLLRSAPEPEAADILRQGIEAHVGARLSALLDGPAPDVRAQLGLALVAGTWLLRTVVGTTALATADNHSLAALLTEMLEPVVQGTPAEARPDSAAGGTTRG
- a CDS encoding ABC transporter substrate-binding protein; this encodes MAEGWLVGTGYTDATADPRTRKFAAAHRARYHAAPAPWAAEDYDAVRFAVHGPTAAGDDARATVRAELLRHPWQGITREVSYDPDSEFFQAVEDSGAFLCQVTDHAARLVSRADDIGGSAT
- a CDS encoding APC family permease; its protein translation is MGTSGISAGTGELKRHLGMSDAVVIGLGSMIGAGVFAALAPAARAAGSGLLIGLGLAALVAYCNATSSARLAARHPRSGGTYVYGREQLGDFMGYLAGWAFVVGKTASCAAMALTVGTYAWPGRAHAVAVAVVVVLTAVNYAGVQKSAWVTRGIVTVVLAVLASVVAVCLADGQGRAARLDIGTDATVAGVLQAAGLLFFAFAGYARIATLGEEVRDPERTIPRAVPVALGITLAVYAAVAVAVLVTLGPEGLARTADPLAEAVRVAGVPGLAPVVRLGAAVAATGSLLALILGVSRTTLAMARDRHLPHVLAAVHPRLEVPHRAELAVGAVVAVLAATADLRGTIGFSSFGVLVYYAVANASAWTLTPAEGRPPRIVPILGTAGCLTLAFALPRASVLWGAAVIVAGAVAYGLRRAVTRS